In Hevea brasiliensis isolate MT/VB/25A 57/8 chromosome 13, ASM3005281v1, whole genome shotgun sequence, a single genomic region encodes these proteins:
- the LOC110638248 gene encoding subtilisin-like protease SBT1.3 codes for MPGNNVKWLFFILTSYLAFNVVLTSKNPFTRKTYIIQMDKHAKPESFSNHLEWYSSQVKSALSNSENEANAGRQERIIYSYQAAFHGFAAKLSEEEAERLEEADGVLAIFPETIYQLHTTRSPVFLGLEPEVSTSVWSQKIADHDVVVGVLDTGIWPESESFNDKGMTPVPAYWKGTCETGRGFEEHHCNRKIVGARAFYKGYEATTGKINEQNEYKSPRDQDGHGTHTAATVAGSPVHGANLLGYAYGIARGMAPGARIAAYKVCWAGGCFSSDIMSAIDRAVADGVNVLSISLGGGVSSYYRDSLSIAAFGAMEMGIFVSCSAGNGGPDPASLTNVSPWITTVGASTMDRDFPAIVNLGTGRTVTGVSLYKGRRNLLTKRQYPLVYMGANSSSPDPSSLCLEGTLNPHIVSGKIVICDRGISPRVQKGQVVKDAGAVGMILSNTAANGEELVADCHLLPAVAVGEREGKLIKHYALTSRNATATLASLGTKLGIRPSPVVAAFSSRGPNFLSLEILKPDVVAPGVNIIAAWTGDTGPSGLPTDPRRVRFNILSGTSMSCPHVSGIAALLKARHPEWSPAAIKSALMTTAYVHDNTQKPLQDASVNAPSSPYDHGAGHINPLKALDPGLIYDIEAQDYFEFLCTQGLSPTQLKVFGKYANRKCQKSLASPGDLNYPSISVVFPDNTSISFLTLHRTVTNVGPPVSSYHAVVSKFNGATVKVEPRTLNFTSKNEKVSYKITFTTKSRQIMPEFGRLVWKDGVHKVRSPIAITWLMPM; via the coding sequence ATGCCTGGAAACAATGTAAAATGGCTGTTTTTCATCCTAACAAGCTATCTGGCCTTCAATGTTGTCCTCACCTCAAAGAATCCATTCACCAGAAAGACTTACATTATTCAGATGGATAAGCATGCAAAGCCAGAATCCTTCTCTAATCACCTTGAATGGTACTCCTCGCAAGTAAAATCAGCATTGTCTAATTCCGAAAATGAAGCCAATGCAGGCCGTCAAGAGAGAATAATTTATAGCTATCAGGCTGCTTTTCATGGGTTTGCTGCCAAGTTAAGTGAAGAAGAAGCCGAGAGGCTAGAGGAGGCAGATGGTGTACTGGCTATATTCCCGGAGACTATCTATCAACTACACACCACTAGAAGCCCCGTGTTCCTTGGGCTAGAACCAGAAGTAAGCACAAGTGTCTGGTCTCAAAAAATTGCAGACCATGATGTTGTAGTGGGAGTGCTAGACACGGGGATTTGGCCAGAAAGTGAAAGCTTCAATGACAAAGGCATGACTCCAGTGCCTGCTTATTGGAAAGGAACATGTGAGACAGGCCGAGGTTTTGAAGAACACCATTGCAATAGAAAAATTGTCGGAGCAAGAGCATTTTACAAGGGATATGAAGCTACTACTGGAAAAATCAATGAGCAAAATGAGTATAAATCCCCAAGAGATCAAGATGGTCATGGAACTCACACAGCAGCTACTGTTGCTGGCTCTCCTGTGCATGGAGCAAATCTGTTGGGCTACGCTTATGGAATAGCAAGAGGAATGGCACCTGGTGCTAGAATTGCTGCCTACAAGGTCTGCTGGGCTGGAGGGTGTTTCAGCTCAGACATTATGTCTGCAATTGATAGGGCAGTGGCTGACGGAGTGAATGTACTATCAATATCTTTGGGTGGTGGGGTTTCTTCTTACTATCGTGATAGCTTGTCCATAGCAGCTTTTGGGGCGATGGAGATGGGTATTTTTGTTTCATGCTCGGCTGGAAATGGAGGACCTGACCCTGCCAGCCTCACAAACGTATCGCCATGGATAACCACAGTTGGCGCCAGCACAATGGATAGAGATTTTCCCGCCATCGTCAACCTGGGAACCGGCAGAACTGTAACTGGAGTTTCACTCTATAAAGGCCGGAGGAATCTTTTGACAAAAAGGCAATATCCTCTGGTTTACATGGGTGCTAACTCTAGCAGTCCTGATCCAAGTTCTCTGTGCTTGGAAGGAACTCTGAATCCACATATTGTTTCTGGAAAGATTGTGATATGTGACCGTGGTATTAGTCCAAGAGTCCAAAAGGGCCAGGTGGTGAAAGATGCAGGAGCAGTAGGCATGATTTTATCAAATACAGCAGCAAATGGAGAAGAACTTGTTGCCGATTGTCACCTACTTCCAGCAGTTGCTGTGGGGGAAAGAGAAGGGAAATTGATCAAACATTATGCTTTAACAAGTAGGAATGCTACAGCAACTCTGGCTTCTCTTGGTACAAAGCTAGGAATTAGGCCATCTCCAGTGGTTGCGGCATTTTCATCCAGAGGACCAAACTTCTTGAGTCTTGAGATTCTGAAGCCTGATGTTGTTGCGCCAGGGGTGAACATAATCGCAGCTTGGACTGGTGATACAGGCCCATCAGGTTTGCCCACAGATCCTCGTAGAGTGAGGTTTAACATTCTGTCTGGAACTTCCATGTCGTGCCCTCATGTAAGCGGAATTGCAGCGTTGCTCAAGGCTAGGCATCCAGAATGGAGTCCAGCAGCAATTAAATCAGCTCTGATGACAACAGCTTATGTTCATGATAATACCCAAAAGCCACTGCAAGATGCCTCCGTGAATGCTCCTTCCAGCCCATATGATCATGGAGCGGGGCACATAAATCCCTTGAAAGCTCTAGACCCAGGTCTGATTTATGACATTGAAGCCCAAGATTACTTTGAATTTCTTTGCACACAAGGGCTTTCACCAACGCAGCTGAAAGTTTTTGGCAAGTATGCAAACAGAAAATGCCAAAAATCTCTTGCAAGTCCAGGGGACTTGAATTATCCATCTATTTCAGTCGTGTTCCCAGACAATACATCCATTTCTTTTTTGACTCTTCACAGAACCGTTACCAATGTTGGTCCTCCAGTTTCATCATACCATGCAGTAGTATCTAAATTCAATGGTGCAACTGTTAAAGTTGAACCAAGAACCCTGAATTTCACCTCCAAAAACGAGAAAGTTTCTTACAAGATAACCTTCACCACAAAATCTCGGCAAATAATGCCTGAGTTTGGAAGATTGGTATGGAAGGATGGGGTTCACAAAGTAAGAAGCCCAATTGCTATCACATGGCTGATGCCAATGTAA
- the LOC110638237 gene encoding LOW QUALITY PROTEIN: glycosylinositol phosphorylceramide mannosyl transferase 1 (The sequence of the model RefSeq protein was modified relative to this genomic sequence to represent the inferred CDS: inserted 2 bases in 1 codon) — translation MSAIIGIHDVVVDDLYSQAKEKAANKGFYSSRWAPLMRRGRQLLAAAKVKLVLGLFILCVTVFMTSRISSFMGWIPDEPSAVFSPSKGGYAVLINSWKGNSLLTQSVAHYASCAGTDAIHVAWSQTDPPSENLKAYLKRVVFSKSQTALKPSFKFDINKENYLNYRFKPIDDLRTXAIFSVDDDVIVPCSFLDFAFSVWQSAPSTMVGFVPRMHWLDGQKNGVPYHKYGGWWSVWWMGAYSMVLSKAAFFHKKYLDLHTHMMPPSIQDYVARERNCEDIAMSLLIANATGAPPIWVKGKIHEIASSGISSLKGHSDRRNKCLNDIISLYGTVPLVSSNVKAVDARQEWFW, via the exons ATGTCGGCCATCATCGGGATCCATGATGTTGTTGTCGACGACTTATACTCTCAGGCCAAGGAAAAGGCTGCCAACAAAGGCTTCTACAGTAGCCGTTGGGCACCTCTAATGCGCCGAGGTCGCCAGCTGCTTGCCGCAGCTAAAGTGAAGCTTGTATTGGGCCTTTTTATCCTATGCGTCACCGTTTTTATGACTTCCAGGATTAGCTCTTTTATGGGCTGGATCCCTGATGAACCTTCTGCCGTCTTTTCTCCTTCTAA GGGAGGCTATGCAGTGCTTATCAACAGCTGGAAGGGAAATTCTCTTCTAACGCAATCGGTCGCTCATTACGCGTCGTGTGCTGGCACCGATGCAATCCATGTGGCGTGGAGTCAGACTGATCCCCCATCGGAGAACTTGAAAGCCTATCTCAAAAGGGTTGTGTTTTCGAAGTCGCAAACAGCCCTCAAACCCAGTTTCAAATTCGATATTAACAAGGAGAATTATTTAAACTATAGGTTTAAACCCATTGATGACCTTAGAAC CGCGATTTTCTCGGTTGATGATGATGTGATCGTTCCTTGTTCCTTTCTGGATTTCGCTTTTTCTGTGTGGCAGAGTGCTCCTTCTACTATGGTGGGATTCGTACCCCGTATGCATTGGCTGGATGGCCAG AAGAATGGTGTCCCATATCACAAATATGGAGGATGGTGGTCAGTTTGGTGGATGGGTGCTTATAGTATGGTTCTCTCAAAAGCTGCATTCTTTCACAAGAAGTACTTGGACTTGCATACACACATGATGCCCCCATCAATACAAGATTATGTAGCCAGGGAAAG GAACTGTGAAGATATTGCAATGTCTTTGCTCATTGCCAATGCTACAGGTGCTCCTCCAATTTGGGTGAAAG GAAAGATACATGAGATTGCATCATCAGGCATAAGTAGTCTTAAAGGGCATAGTGACAGGAGAAATAAATGCCTGAATGACATAATTTCCCTATATGGGACTGTGCCTCTTGTTTCAAGCAATGTAAAAGCTGTAGATGCAAGACAAGAATGGTTCTGGTAG